The region TATTAGAAgacttaaaaagaaaaaaaggcATGAAAGTTAGTTAACTTCTGTTCCATCAGTTCTTGTACAAGTAATTCTACTAATGCTGCACAAATATCCCAATAATATACAAGTCAAGATGAAAATGAGTTATCTTATCAGTTATCTTACCTATTACTCCGCCACACACCTCTAACTCACCCAGAATTGTGATAATCTACAAaacattttattaaaaataaaaaataacgaAGATGCTCTTGACTACCGATAACAAATTTTGAAATAAGATGGTTGTGTCAAAACTTGGAATGATGGAATAATGTGTGGACTTAGGAGCTCCAATGAAAAACtagtaaaattttattttagttgtCCGTTATTTGATTATGTGCGTGTATAGATATATCCGATGCAATTGTCGATTATTTGTGTGTGTGCATATTCATACGAacacacacagacacacacacacatataatatatatattatatatataaattttcaaatttatttttttactACTTAATTTTTGTATATGTTTTGTATACCGTGTTTAGTATGGTTGTAATGATTTACTAGGTGTATCTAATCACCTTGTTTTaatcttgactagttcattttcTTTCAAGAAGCCTGAGACAAAACAACAAAAAACTATAGATGTCATGAAGCTCCTGCAAATTAGAAATATCCAATTGTCAAATTTGTTTTGTTGAGGACACACAACGCGATTTGTACATTACACTATCTAACCCCCCGATATTtcccaatcttaaaacattttattgaaaggagCCATAATAATTGATACCCTTATTGATTCTATTCCCCAAATTCATTTGGGCAGGAACACTCAAAACACAACTTTAAACAACATAACTTTAGTCTTATTAATACATAAAAACATTTATCgcttctgaatttagaatagagAAAACTTGTCTATTTTAAAAATCTGCACATACGGACAGGTTAAAACAtctagctattctgaacatagaatagtgAAAGAAGTACTTGTATAATTATAGTAATGAGTTTGATacgtaaaacatttaactattttgAAAGTAGAATTGACGAGGAATACATGCGTAAAGCTAAACATATTAACATGCAAAATATTTTACTATTATGATATTATAATGAGGGTAAAACACTTGCCTTTGGTCCTTAAAATTATGCGCACTCGCATTTAACACAACAATATCATTCTGACATCTCATGACATCATCATATTTTATTCCCTCAAGTCTCTTTATCTGCCGCTCATGTCGTGCTACAAACCCAGCATGCATTACCATTCAAATATTTTCTTTTGACTTCAACGTTTGGTCATGATAGTCTAgaacgatccgcatctataattataAGATACATCTTTAATCATCtacacgataattactcgacAAACTCCTTTTCTAACATTCTATCTTCTATCCATACGATAGTccacacataattaaaatatttaagcATAAGAATCTTAAATCATGTAGGCACATAATTCaaataacacataaacacataattcaAGCAACATGTAATTCAATTTTTCAATCGATTCAGtttggtatgtttaaaactgaaatcagcCAAAATACGACTTTTGGTAAATACGCCACATAGAAATGTTTACAAATAAGCGACCATTCGACACAACAggatttaggtctcgaaagtatttttaatggaagcCGAATATTTTCAGAGTCTAGATGCGTTCGTTTTGTACTAAAACAGACAAAcagtctatttattatgaataacataagaataattcaaataataatactattaattgattatttaatacctttatatatttttaaaaactcaaaatatttttcaaatattatttgatttaattataaataattcgtttacctattttattaataaaatcaattatttaaaaatccaaTCATCCCATttagattaataaataattactagaataaattagaaattatttaatcaaattaataaagcaaacaatttttggaatttaaaaacaattcagtttaattattaataaaattattgaataaaatattagatttaaaatgactttctagaatttttaataaatcataaaccATAACCAGTTTTTAGGAAAAAGTGTTTGTTTCTTATGGATCGAAACATTGTCAACTCCGAGTCACCGAGAACACAAGACCCGCAGGTAAACAACAGATTCTGACGAAGGTCGATAGTCCGGCGAGGCCCCAATTGGGACGAAAATAACTCGAATTCTATGATTTTTCAGTTGTGGTTTCATTCTAAACTGAAAAAACTCGTATAATTCATAACATCACTAAACGATCAAACCGATCGTAATTTTCGATCAAAAATTTGAACATCACGTCAATTTTCGGCCAAACTCGACGCGACGGAAAATCTGAACCAACCTTGACGAAATGAAGGTGAATATGTAAGCACATGACATCTGGAAGGCAGTGGAGCTTGCAGATCCAAAGGTTGCAGCTGAGGAAAAAGAAATATAGGTTGGCTTTGGCAGCCATCTATCAATCCATTCCGGAGGACATCTTACTGTCAGTGGCTATTAAGAATACGACGAAAGAACATGGGATGCCATCAAAACGATGTGCCTAGGTTCCGATCGCGTAAGACAGGCCAAGGTGCAGACCTTCAAGTCAGAGTTTGAGGTGCTTAGCATGAAGGAGACAGAAACTATCGGTGAGTTCTGTATGATGTTAAATGACCTGGTAACCAACATACGAGCGTTGGGTGAAATTGTTGAAAAAGGTTATGTGGTGAAGAAGCTGTGAGGGCTGTACCTTCTAGGTTTCTGTAAATAACCTCTGCAATGGAGCAATTTGGAAAGTTGAATGAGATGTCAATAGAGGAGGCTGTGGGATTATTAAAGGCGCATGAGGAAAAAACTCGTGGCCAAAAAAGAGAAGCTTGGAAATCAATTACTCTTGACTGAGGATGATTGGGCAAAACGAGAACAAATGGAGGGCAACTATTGTTAACTAAGGAGGAATGGTTAAAGAGAACAAGTACAGGAGGAACTGACAGTTCACAAAACAAGAAATTTCGAGGGAGGGTCTCAGGGATTCATGGTGTGAGAGAAACAAGTAAGGTAAAATGTTTTAATTGTCACAACTATGGACATTTGCTACAATTGTCGTAAACCACGATGAGGTTGGGAGACATATCAGAGGTGAACTTATCACAAATCCATGATAATGAACCTGCTTTGCTTATGGTGAAACAAGAAAAAGTGGAAGAGCGAACAACTCTTGTTGAATGAGAAAGATGTTCGACCCAAAGTTAAGCAAAGATTCTGAGATGCAAACTGAATCCAACTTGTTTTATTTGGATAACGGAGCTAGTAACCATATGACGGGGGTTTACGATCGAAATTCAAGGAGTTGATGAAAGTATCACATGTCAAGTGAAATTTGGGGATGGTTCGTTGGTTTCATATTAAAAGGAAAGGCTGCTCATGAAGGTTAGAAGATCTGCAAATCGGCTTTACAAGATTATAATGGAATCAAGCAAGGTAGTTGCATGCTGTCAAATTGAAAGATCCACAGTGGTTATGGCACTTACGTCTTGGCCATGTGAATTTTCAGGCAATCAAACTAATTGTCTCAAAATAACATGGCATATGGGATACCTAAATTATTGAATCCCAAAGGAGATGTGTACCGGCTGTTTGACTGTCGAAGCAGGCAAGGGGATTGTTTCGAGCAAGGAAAACTTTTCATGAAAAGAAACCATTGGAATTGATCCATGGAGATCTTTGTGGACCAATTACTCCAGCCACATTGGGAAGGTAACAAGTATTTTCTACTTCTTGTTAATGATTTTAGTAGAATGATGTGGACCTATATGCTAAGAAGCAAAGACAAAGTCTTAGAAGCGTTCAAAAAATTTAGATTGATGATtgagaaagaaaaggaaaacaaGATCAAGGTACTAAGAACCGATAGAGGAGCGCAATTTGCTCTAACcaattcaaataatttgtgaGACATGGACATTATACGATATTTTACTGCACCCTACACACCCAACAAAACGGGGTTGTAGAGCGCAGAAATCGAACCGTTGTAGCTATGGCAACGCAGTTTTTTAAAGAAGATGAGACTGCCTTTAACATTGTGGCGGGAAGCTGTAAGGCACACGATATATGTGCTGAACAGATTACCTACAAGAGCTCTGACAGGGAAAACTCCTCGCGAAGCATGGACAGGAGAGAAGCTGATGTGTCATACATTCGAGTTTTTGGGTGTGTCGCTCATATGAAAGTACAAAGTGGGCATACAACGAAATTAGAGGACCGAAGTAAAATGGTTATTTACCTTGGTAGAGAACCCAGGACTAAGGCTTCATGGTTGTATGATCCAATTAGTGGAAAGATACTAGTGAGACATGATGTTGTGTTCGAAGAAAATAGAGTTTGGCAGTGGGAAAATAAAGGAAAAGAAGGTGAACAATTGGGTGGAACCTTTTTGGTGGCTGTTGAAAATGTAACAGGGGTTACCGAAGAATTAAGTGAAGTCTCAAGCTTCTCTGGTAATGGAATAGTAGGGAATGGTGCCAGCATCTCTAGTAACGAAACGGAGGGGACGGTGAAAGTGGTGCAACAATGAGTAACAGTCCATCAAGTATCAGTCCATTAAACTCAAATACTGATGAAATAGTACACCATCAGCTGACTGCAATCAACCCATTAAATTTCATTTACTTGATGAGATTTATAATGAAACACATGAAATTGACCTCGAAGATGATCTATTGTTGCTGGGAATTGAAGAACCTACAGATTACAAACAAGCAGCGAAAGATAAAGAATGGGAGTTGGCAATGAAGTACGAGATTGATGCTATTGAAAAACTAAGACGTGGGAGCTAGTGGAATTTTCACCAGGACAAAAGCCAATTGGTTTGAAGTGGGTGTATAAAATTAAGCGGAACACAAAGGGTGAAATCGTGAAGTACAAAGTGAGGGTGGTCGCAAAGGGGTATGCTCAACGGCAGGGAGTAGATTTTGACGAAGTTTTCGCACCAGTAACTAGGCTGGAAACAGTAAGGCTTCTACTAGCTTTAACATCAAAGAATGGTTGGGTAGTAGATCATTTAGATGTCAAGTCTGCTTTCCTCAATGGCGAATTGGAGGAGACGGTGTATGTGACACAACCAGAAGGGTtcattaaagaaggaaaagagcAGATGGTGTATAGACTGGTGAAAGCTCTGTACGGCTTAAGACAAGCACCGAGAGCATGGTACTCAAAACTTAGCAAGGTTCTCGAGAGAATGGTTTTGTTAAATGCCATAAGAGCACGCTGTTTATACAAAACGTGAAGGAGAGGAGGTGCTACTTATTGGTGTATACGTAGATGATATCATGGTCACGGGAACTAGCATCGAGAATGTAAACAAGTTTAAACAGCAGATGGGTGAGATATTTGATATGAGTGATCTTGGAAGTCTATCTCATTACTTGGGCATCGAAGTAATTCAATAGGAGGGATTCACGAAGCTAAAGAAAATATCATATGCTCAAAGATTACTCGAGAAATTTGGACTGAAGGATTGCAATTCTGCTAAATTTCCTATGGAACCAAAGGTATAGATTGATAATGATGAGAAGGAAAAGCCAGTTAATTCTACGGAATTGAAAATCATGGTAGGAGGATTGAGGTATCTGGTTCATACTCACCCCGATATAGCTTTTTCATTAGGTGTTGTAAGTTGCTTTTTGGAGAGGCCGACTATTCTTGATCTCAATGCAGCTAAATGCATCCTAAGATATATCACAGGTACACTGGAGTATGGTCTGATTTATGCAAAGGGGACAGGTAAGTACTTTTTTTCTGGATACTTAGACAGTGATATGGGTAACAATGTGGTGGATCGAAGGAGTACAGGTGGGATGGCTTTCTATTTAAATAAAAGTCTGATTACATGGGTATCCCAGAAGCAAAGATGTGTTGCTTTGTCCTCCTGTGAAGCCGAATTCATGGCTGCTACTGCAGCAACATGTCAAGGAGTGTGGTTATGAAATCTATTAACACAAATAACTGACATGAAGCCTGGAGCTGTGGTGATCTACATTGACAACCGATCAGCAATAGACTTAGCTAAAAATCCTGTGTTTCACGGATGTATTAAACACATTGATATACGATATCATTTTATTCGGGAATGCGTAGAGCGTGGTGAAATTATTGTGAAGCATGTTCGAAGTGTGGAGCAATGAGCATATGTGCTAACTAAACCTATGACAACGATAAAGTGCGAAAGGATGCGTGAATTACTTGGAATCAGAAACTTGCAGAAATGAGTTTAGATTACGGGGAGATTTGTTCGAAATAATCTAAACTATATatggtttatttgtttatttGCATTGGTGTCTGGAAAACGTATTTTTCTGTGTTTTGAATAAGTCACGGTTTATTTAGCTATTTTGTAGGAGCAGTTGAGTAAGTGTAGGTGGTGGAGTACTGATAGGAGTTGTTCCTGTTTTATAGGAGTAGTAGTTCTTTTTTCATTATATATATGCATCGAGTCTGTAGTATTAActtaacttttattattatcAAAGTTTAACAACAAGTTTATCTCTGCAAATACTCGTGTGTATTGTTCAGATAACTGGGTATAGTGTGTGCATAGTGTGTGTGTTTATACTGTTAATCTACatcttcttcctattttttctaAATTATAGTTTACCTTATCCTAATGCCTTACTATTGCTTGTTCcactattttgataattattttctTCTATCTTTTTGATGTATTATTCAATCACCACGCTAATTATAGTGATCGCATAGATTGAATGGATTTTGGGGTATTAATTTCTTCTACTATTAGATGATTGCTCTAAAAGTTGAGACTTTTGGAGAAACATATTATTGTTTCTGTGGTGAACTTCTATTAGGAGTGTCCTGTTGAAACTTGGAAATCATTTTCATCACTAATGGTTTATCCCTGTTTCTCCAGGTTGATCTCACATTATTGTAATCTCACCTGGTGCTTTCCAGTACAGTATTAAAAATTGCTCAATATCATTTATGCTAGTGTTACATTTGTACATTCTATTAGAAGTGATTTAACAATCCTTTTAAATAAAGGCACTTGTTTAGGTAAACAAATGGTAGAAATTTAAATGCTATACAACTTAAGAAGaggaaaataatatattttgtataactattttttaataaattcattTAATTAAAGATTTTATCAAAACATTTAGATTAATAAAGATATAATTAAaccaaattataaataatttaatcaaattacaatttgaaattaataaagcaaacaatttctggaatttaaaaacaattcagtttaattattaaaaaattaaactattaaataaaatattagatttaaaaacaaatttcttgaatttttaataaatcagaaatcaaaaacaatttttaggaaataGTCTTTGGTTCTTGTGGATCAAAACAAGGTCGACTCTACGTTAGAAAATCGGAACAATTCTCGGTCACGAAGAATATTAGACACTCTGGTAAAACTACAGATTTTGGCGAGGCTGGCCAGGCTCCCATTGTGATGAAAATAACTCAAGAACAATAGAAACTGATTTTAGGGgattttcttatttttaaaacaatttttttttcctattttccgaaaatatatatgaattttaattaattaaaatctatttataTTTACATAATAATAGTCCTAAAAATATTTGGGGTCTAACTATACcacttaataaaaatatttagcccaaaattaactcgGGGGAATAATTATTTCTCAAATAATCATAAATATTATGTCAAAGTTCCTCAAAAATTAAGAACTTTCAAAATATGCAATAATATAAATTTGGAATTCCCATGATTTTAAAAACATAAAACTACAAATTTTGTGGGATTTGACGTGTCGGTTCTGATAACTTTTAAGaactcaaaatattttatgaatttaaaataaactccgaattattttttaaaatatgcTAGTGCACGCAAAATGATGCAGATCCATGTTAACATAATTAATTTCCGATAGCAATTAAGCGCATTTTGACACGTAACAAATATCCGAAAAAAAAcaatatttgaaaatattaacATGTATCTAAATAATTGAAATAGTGACTAATCTGGGAACACATTATACGTACCATTTTTTAAATCATGAAAAATGTTTATTTTAGAATTTATATAATTGAATGACTCTTTGAGAAAAAAGAGAATTACACGAATTTTTTTTAGTAAGGTAAAAAGATAAAGATATATTCTCTGCTTTACATTTAAGTTTGTCTTGTAGAATAATTATCAACCAAATCTTTATAtaaacaaaataatttaaaaatattaacatgtatttattcttcataaattttataattttttcatgaAAAAGAAAACTATAAATGCATTTTATCATTCCAATCAATTTGAGAATATTTCTTGCAATGCACTTGAGTACATCAGAAATTTGCCAACGAACATCGTTTGGAAGAAAACCCTACACAAAAGCCCTAAAATTTTTGGTAACATGTGGTAAATGTTTCACCACTGTTTAATAATGAAAACCTGTATTTTTCAAGCATATAAATCAAGTTGTTCAAGTCTATTatcttaataattttttatatgaaatAAATTGAAATATCAGTCTCATATTTAAAGTACATAGTTACTCGTAATAAATCAAcccatatatataaaatgagaTATGATAAGTAATATTTATAACCagaataacatatagaaaattttgattaatattataaattagtATAATACTGCACAATACTAGGACTCTTTTTCCTACTATGAATTCTAATTTAAAGATACACACTAACCGTTAACAAACATAAGGAAGATGTCCACAACCTATTATCCACATAATCAAAGTATTTACTTAATAAgtatattttaaaatcataatctAGACCGGTGACCAGCAACTAGAGTCTATGTATAGTAGCTATCAATAGAAGTTGGAAATAGTCGGGTATTTTAAGTAATTTATTGAACTTATTGTTTAATAGAAAAAAGTTATAATATATATTGTTAGTTTACACTCTCTGTTTTTCATTATATTATTTTCCAAACTTATTCTAAATTCTGATTTATTTAGTTTACATAGAGTAGCTAGGGATGTTTGTTCCATCCTTCATAGAGTTTCTAATCctaatttatataatacaaaTAGGTTAAGACATCTTTGTTTTGTGTTAATTACAATTTGAAGAATTAAGAAGAAAAAACAAACATGAACATTAATTCTTATATTCATCCTTTCTTGTACAAGTAATTTTACTAATTGCACAAATATCACAATAATATAATAGTCatgataaaaatatttattttaccTATTACTGGGCCACCTACCCTAACTCACCCACAAAAGTGATAATCTATAAagatattttattcaaaataataaataataaagatgCTCTCGAtattaaattttcaaaataatatgGTTGTGTCCGAACTTGGAATGATGGAATAAATTGTGGACTTAGGAGCTCCCATGAAAACTAATAAAATTTTAAGATAGTTGTCTGTTATTTGAGTGTGTGCGTGTATAGATATATGCGATACAATTGTAGATTATTTGTGTGTGCATATTCATACAAACACACCCACATacatatatctatatatatatatattaaattttattttttactaTTATTTGTGTATTTGTGCATCTTGATCTTGACTACTTAATTTTTGTACTTGTTTGTATTTGGTGTTTAGATTGGTTGTAATGATTTACTAAGTGTACTTGATCACCTTGTTTTAACGTTGACCAATTCATTTTCGTTCAAAAGGCATGCGACAAAAAAACAAAAATACTACATTTGTCATTAAAGCTCTTGCAAATCAGAAATATCCAATTGTCAAATTTATTGAGGACACACAACGAGATTTGTACATTACACTATCTAACCTCCTAATATTTCCCAATAAATTTGTAGATGAATTTTCTTTGTATAAATTGAATTTTTCCAAAAAGTTTGAGTGTAAGTTGGTTCAAATTGGATGAAGTGATATAGTGAAGACCAATGAACCTACATGTTACAGCCTTACAATGAGTTTTTAAGTTTATTAACGGTTAATAATGAAACCATTTTTTCATTACGGATCGGAAATGTCCAACATGATGTATAAAATATCTGCTTTagccaatatattcaacttttGACCGGAAATTACGCGACTGTCTATATGGAAGGATTCTA is a window of Apium graveolens cultivar Ventura chromosome 11, ASM990537v1, whole genome shotgun sequence DNA encoding:
- the LOC141696337 gene encoding secreted RxLR effector protein 161-like encodes the protein MVTGTSIENVNKFKQQMGEIFDMSDLGSLSHYLGIEIDNDEKEKPVNSTELKIMVGGLRYLVHTHPDIAFSLGVVSCFLERPTILDLNAAKCILRYITGTLEYGLIYAKGTGKYFFSGYLDSDMGNNVVDRRSTGGMAFYLNKSLITWVSQKQRCVALSSCEAEFMAATAATCQGVWL